In Alloyangia pacifica, the following proteins share a genomic window:
- the ubiB gene encoding 2-polyprenylphenol 6-hydroxylase has translation MKGPHNIWRLVRTGATFERTGAMGVVLDAVEAPPALRAAARILAWPFKWLGYEGDPAMPPVTRALSALGPAYIKFGQVLSTRPDVVGEELANQLRVLQDKLPPFPVEAAKAQVETELGVKVDEVFSEFSPPVAAASIAQVHKARLAETGETVAVKVLRPGIERAFRKDIDAFWLAADAINFLSPASRRLRPRDVIAHFEGVVKGELDLRLESASASEYAANTVDDEGFQLPEVVWGLSGRRVMTMSWAEGVPLGDNAAIDAAGHDRVALSERVLQLFLNHALRDGFFHADMHQGNLKVAPNGDIIAYDFGIMGHIDEYTRRVYAEILYGFIRRDYRRVAEVHFEAGYVPADQDVDEFARALRAVGEPIFGMDSTRISMGRLLNYLFEVTERFGMETRTELILLQRTMVVVEGVARSLNPHMNIWSVARPVVEQYIKTSIGPRAALRDFAKTARVMARFGPRLPGLVEEALIRQTQGLADELESKWARRLGWGIGGLLSGAGITLVLLSIF, from the coding sequence ATGAAGGGTCCTCACAACATCTGGCGGCTGGTGCGCACCGGCGCCACCTTCGAGCGCACGGGCGCGATGGGCGTGGTGCTCGACGCAGTAGAGGCCCCGCCGGCTCTGCGCGCTGCCGCCCGCATCCTCGCCTGGCCCTTCAAGTGGTTGGGGTACGAGGGCGACCCGGCGATGCCGCCGGTGACCCGCGCGCTCTCGGCGCTCGGCCCGGCTTACATCAAGTTCGGACAGGTGCTCTCGACCCGTCCGGACGTGGTCGGCGAAGAGCTCGCTAACCAACTGCGCGTGCTGCAGGACAAGCTGCCCCCCTTCCCGGTCGAGGCTGCCAAGGCGCAGGTCGAGACCGAACTCGGTGTGAAGGTCGATGAGGTCTTCTCCGAGTTCAGCCCACCCGTCGCCGCCGCGTCGATCGCGCAGGTGCACAAGGCGCGGCTCGCCGAGACCGGCGAGACCGTCGCCGTGAAGGTGCTGCGGCCCGGGATCGAGCGGGCTTTCCGCAAGGATATCGATGCCTTCTGGCTCGCCGCCGATGCGATCAACTTTCTTTCGCCGGCCTCGCGCCGGCTGCGCCCGCGCGACGTGATCGCCCATTTCGAGGGCGTGGTGAAGGGCGAGCTGGACCTGCGACTGGAAAGCGCTTCGGCCAGCGAGTACGCCGCCAACACCGTGGACGATGAGGGGTTCCAGCTTCCCGAGGTGGTCTGGGGCCTCTCGGGCCGCCGGGTGATGACGATGAGCTGGGCCGAGGGCGTGCCGCTCGGCGACAATGCAGCCATCGACGCCGCCGGTCACGACAGGGTGGCGCTCAGCGAACGTGTTCTTCAGCTCTTCCTCAACCACGCGCTGCGCGACGGATTCTTCCACGCCGACATGCACCAGGGCAACCTGAAGGTGGCGCCGAACGGTGATATCATCGCCTATGACTTCGGCATCATGGGCCATATCGACGAGTACACCCGCCGAGTCTACGCCGAGATTCTCTACGGCTTCATCCGCCGCGATTACCGCCGCGTCGCCGAGGTACATTTCGAAGCTGGCTACGTTCCCGCCGACCAGGATGTCGATGAATTCGCCCGCGCGCTGCGCGCCGTAGGCGAGCCGATTTTCGGCATGGATTCGACCCGCATTTCCATGGGCCGCTTGCTCAACTACCTCTTCGAAGTGACCGAACGCTTTGGCATGGAGACCCGGACCGAGCTGATCCTGCTGCAGCGCACGATGGTGGTGGTCGAGGGAGTGGCCCGCTCGCTCAACCCTCATATGAACATCTGGAGCGTCGCGCGACCTGTGGTTGAGCAATACATCAAGACCTCCATCGGCCCCCGCGCCGCGCTGCGCGACTTTGCCAAGACCGCGCGGGTCATGGCCCGCTTTGGCCCGCGCCTGCCCGGTCTCGTCGAAGAGGCGCTGATCCGGCAGACGCAGGGGCTCGCCGACGAGCTCGAGTCGAAATGGGCCCGGCGGCTCGGCTGGGGCATCGGCGGGCTGCTCTCCGGCGCCGGGATCACCTTGGTCCTCCTGTCGATCTTCTGA
- the dnaN gene encoding DNA polymerase III subunit beta yields MKVSIERATLLKAVSQAQSVVERRNTIPILANVLIEAEGNSASFRATDLDIEVLDRAPAVVEQAGATTVSAVTLHEIVRKLPDGALVQLTADTSAGRLTVAAGRSNFSLATLPKEDFPVMASSEYSSNFTAKAEVLRRLFDKSKFAISTEETRYYLNGVYMHVAESEEGRVLRCVATDGHRLARIDAPLPAGAEEMPGVIVPRKTVGELRKLLEEDDMDIAVSVSETKVRFATPDITLTSKVIDGTFPDYSRVIPMNNTRRLEVDAGEFAKAVDRVATVSSERSRAVKLQLDEDRLILSVNAPDSGAAEEELAVAYGDEPLEIGFNAKYLLEIASQVDRENAVFMFNSSGDPTLMREGTDTSAVYVVMPMRV; encoded by the coding sequence ATGAAAGTCAGCATTGAACGGGCGACGCTGCTCAAGGCAGTCAGCCAGGCACAATCTGTGGTCGAGCGCCGGAACACCATTCCGATCCTCGCCAATGTGCTGATCGAGGCCGAGGGCAACTCGGCCAGCTTCCGCGCCACCGATCTCGACATCGAAGTGCTCGACCGCGCCCCCGCGGTGGTCGAACAGGCCGGGGCCACCACCGTCTCGGCGGTGACCCTGCACGAGATCGTCCGCAAGCTGCCCGACGGCGCGCTGGTCCAGCTGACCGCCGACACTTCCGCCGGCCGGCTGACCGTGGCCGCAGGCCGCTCGAACTTCAGTCTCGCGACGCTGCCCAAGGAAGACTTCCCGGTCATGGCGTCGTCGGAATACTCGTCGAACTTCACCGCCAAGGCCGAAGTCCTGCGCAGGCTCTTCGACAAGTCGAAGTTCGCGATCTCGACCGAGGAAACGCGTTACTACCTCAACGGCGTGTACATGCATGTCGCCGAGAGCGAGGAGGGCCGGGTGCTGCGCTGCGTTGCCACCGACGGTCACCGCCTCGCCCGCATCGACGCGCCGCTGCCTGCTGGTGCAGAAGAGATGCCCGGTGTGATCGTGCCGCGCAAGACCGTGGGAGAGCTGCGCAAACTGCTCGAAGAGGACGACATGGACATCGCCGTGTCGGTCTCGGAAACCAAGGTGCGCTTCGCCACGCCCGATATCACGCTGACCTCCAAGGTCATTGACGGCACCTTCCCGGACTACTCGCGCGTCATCCCGATGAACAACACCCGCCGGCTCGAAGTCGACGCGGGCGAGTTCGCCAAGGCCGTCGATCGAGTGGCAACTGTCTCGTCGGAGCGCTCGCGCGCCGTGAAGCTGCAGCTCGACGAGGACCGGTTGATCCTCTCGGTCAATGCTCCCGACAGCGGTGCCGCCGAGGAAGAGCTGGCCGTGGCCTATGGGGATGAGCCGCTGGAGATCGGCTTCAACGCGAAATACCTGCTGGAGATCGCCAGCCAGGTGGACCGCGAGAACGCCGTCTTCATGTTCAACTCCTCGGGCGATCCGACCCTGATGCGCGAAGGCACCGACACGTCTGCCGTCTACGTAGTCATGCCAATGCGGGTCTGA
- a CDS encoding enoyl-CoA hydratase, translating into MAYETIIVEVDDDVATITLNRPDALNALNSQLLGELAQALTEADANDKVRCIILTGSAKAFAAGADIKEMSEKTFVEMFLGDFFEPATEAVAKVRKPVIAAVSGYALGGGCELAMMCDFIIASETAKFGQPEINLGVIAGIGGTQRLPRYVGKAKAMDMHLTGRFMDAEEAERSGLVSRVVPVKQLMEEAQSAAAKIAEKSLLASIAAKQAVNRAFETTLDEGLLFERRLFHSLFATEDQKEGMSAFLEKRTPQFRDR; encoded by the coding sequence ATGGCCTATGAGACGATTATCGTCGAAGTAGACGACGACGTTGCCACTATCACCCTGAACCGCCCGGATGCCCTCAATGCGCTGAACAGCCAGCTTCTTGGCGAGCTCGCGCAGGCGCTGACCGAGGCGGATGCCAATGACAAGGTGCGCTGCATCATCCTGACCGGCTCGGCCAAGGCCTTTGCCGCCGGGGCCGACATCAAGGAGATGTCGGAAAAGACCTTCGTCGAGATGTTCCTCGGAGACTTCTTCGAGCCGGCCACCGAGGCCGTCGCGAAGGTGCGCAAACCGGTGATCGCCGCGGTGAGCGGTTACGCCCTCGGGGGCGGCTGCGAGCTGGCGATGATGTGCGACTTCATCATCGCGTCGGAAACCGCGAAATTCGGCCAGCCCGAGATCAACCTTGGCGTTATCGCCGGGATCGGCGGGACGCAGCGCCTGCCGCGCTACGTCGGCAAGGCCAAGGCCATGGACATGCACCTGACCGGGCGTTTCATGGATGCTGAAGAGGCCGAGCGGTCGGGGCTGGTAAGCCGCGTCGTGCCGGTCAAGCAACTGATGGAAGAGGCGCAGAGCGCCGCGGCCAAGATTGCCGAGAAGTCGTTGCTCGCCTCGATTGCCGCCAAGCAGGCGGTGAACCGTGCCTTCGAGACCACGCTGGACGAGGGGTTGCTCTTCGAGCGCCGCCTGTTCCATTCGCTCTTTGCCACCGAGGACCAGAAAGAAGGCATGTCTGCCTTCCTCGAGAAGCGGACGCCGCAGTTCCGCGACCGCTGA
- the recF gene encoding DNA replication/repair protein RecF (All proteins in this family for which functions are known are DNA-binding proteins that assist the filamentation of RecA onto DNA for the initiation of recombination or recombinational repair.), with the protein MSLHLTRLTLSHFRSHRDASIEVDARPVALYGPNGAGKTNLIEAVSLFSPGRGMRRASAQEMVRRPEALGWKIEGLLQTGDALHEISFRSEAGAARQVQIDGKAAPQVALGRMARVLWLIPAMDRLWIEGPEGRRRFLDRMTLSFFPDHAELTLGYEKAMRERNRLLRDQVRDGFWYAALEGQMAEAGAALQANRRAALARLAEAQAGAETSFPAAELELLDAGTPMPEETAALRAALEASRPRDLAAGRTLVGPHRADLRGTFAAKGVPAEECSTGEQKALLISLILANARALAQETGAAPILLLDEVAAHLDAGRRAALYDEICALGAQAWMTGTGPELFAELGARAQHLEVTERDGQSLVENRGL; encoded by the coding sequence ATGTCCCTGCATCTCACCCGCCTCACCCTCTCGCACTTCCGCTCGCACCGGGACGCCTCGATCGAGGTGGATGCGCGGCCGGTGGCGCTCTACGGGCCCAATGGCGCGGGCAAGACCAACCTGATCGAGGCGGTCTCGCTGTTCTCTCCGGGGCGGGGCATGCGCCGGGCCTCGGCGCAGGAGATGGTCCGCCGTCCCGAGGCGCTGGGGTGGAAGATCGAAGGGCTGCTGCAGACCGGCGACGCGCTGCACGAGATCAGTTTCCGCTCCGAGGCGGGGGCCGCCCGGCAGGTGCAGATCGACGGCAAGGCCGCGCCTCAGGTGGCCCTTGGCCGGATGGCGCGGGTGCTCTGGCTGATCCCCGCGATGGACCGGCTGTGGATCGAGGGGCCTGAAGGGCGGCGGCGTTTCCTTGACAGGATGACGCTGAGCTTCTTTCCCGACCACGCCGAACTGACGCTGGGTTACGAGAAGGCCATGCGGGAGCGCAACCGGCTGCTGCGCGACCAGGTGCGCGACGGCTTCTGGTACGCCGCCCTCGAAGGGCAGATGGCCGAGGCAGGAGCGGCGCTGCAGGCCAACCGCCGCGCGGCGCTGGCGCGGCTGGCCGAGGCACAGGCCGGGGCCGAGACGTCGTTTCCCGCCGCCGAGCTCGAGCTGTTGGACGCGGGCACGCCCATGCCCGAAGAGACTGCCGCGCTGCGCGCCGCGCTCGAGGCGAGCCGCCCACGTGACCTGGCCGCCGGGCGGACACTGGTCGGGCCGCACCGCGCCGACCTGCGCGGCACCTTCGCGGCCAAGGGCGTGCCCGCCGAGGAGTGTTCGACCGGTGAGCAGAAGGCGCTGCTGATCTCGCTCATCCTCGCCAACGCCCGCGCCTTGGCGCAGGAGACCGGCGCGGCGCCGATCCTGTTGCTCGACGAAGTCGCGGCGCATCTCGATGCGGGTCGCCGTGCGGCGCTCTACGACGAGATTTGCGCGCTCGGCGCGCAGGCCTGGATGACCGGCACCGGGCCGGAGCTTTTCGCCGAACTGGGAGCGCGCGCCCAGCACCTGGAAGTTACCGAACGGGATGGGCAATCATTGGTTGAAAACCGCGGCCTTTGA
- the rpsT gene encoding 30S ribosomal protein S20 produces MANTPQSKKRARQNEKRYAVNKARRSRIRTYLRKVEEAIASGDKDAATAALAAAQPELMRGVTKGVFHKNTASRKMSRLSSRVKSLA; encoded by the coding sequence ATGGCAAATACGCCCCAGTCCAAGAAGCGCGCACGTCAGAACGAGAAGCGTTACGCCGTCAACAAGGCACGCCGTTCGCGCATCCGTACCTACCTGCGCAAAGTCGAGGAAGCGATCGCTTCGGGCGACAAGGACGCAGCCACCGCAGCTCTCGCCGCAGCTCAGCCCGAACTGATGCGCGGCGTGACCAAGGGTGTCTTCCACAAGAACACTGCTTCGCGCAAAATGTCGCGTCTCTCCTCGCGGGTGAAGTCGCTCGCCTGA
- the mutM gene encoding bifunctional DNA-formamidopyrimidine glycosylase/DNA-(apurinic or apyrimidinic site) lyase has translation MPELPEVETVRAGLAPVMENEVIAEAKVNRPDLRWPFPERMAERLTGARVLRLRRRSKYILADLDTGETLLIHLGMSGRMLVSGDPLGRFVHDHPAPEKHDHVVFEMASGARVTFNDPRRFGAMDLMQTATAGAHPLLAAIGPEPLGNEFSESHLVAALKGRSMPIKTALLDQKIVAGLGNIYVCEALFRAGIRPSRRVNQISEKRISALVPIIRHVLTDAISAGGSSLKDFRQADGELGYFQHSFDVYGREGQPCRGDGCANIIHRIVQSGRSSFYCPSCQR, from the coding sequence ATGCCCGAACTTCCCGAGGTGGAAACCGTTCGTGCCGGGCTTGCCCCGGTGATGGAAAACGAGGTGATCGCCGAGGCCAAGGTAAACCGGCCCGATCTGCGCTGGCCCTTCCCCGAGCGTATGGCCGAGCGTCTGACCGGCGCGCGGGTGCTGCGGCTGCGACGGCGGTCGAAATATATCCTTGCCGATCTCGACACCGGCGAGACCCTTCTGATCCATCTCGGCATGTCGGGCCGAATGCTGGTCTCGGGCGATCCGCTGGGGCGCTTCGTGCATGACCATCCCGCGCCGGAAAAGCACGACCACGTGGTCTTTGAAATGGCCAGCGGCGCGCGGGTGACATTCAACGACCCGCGGCGTTTCGGGGCGATGGACCTGATGCAGACGGCGACCGCCGGGGCGCATCCTCTGCTCGCGGCGATCGGGCCGGAACCGCTGGGCAATGAATTCAGCGAATCCCATCTGGTGGCTGCCTTGAAGGGGCGCAGCATGCCGATCAAGACGGCGTTGCTGGACCAGAAGATTGTTGCCGGATTGGGGAATATCTATGTTTGCGAAGCCTTGTTCCGCGCGGGCATCCGTCCTTCACGCCGCGTCAACCAGATCTCGGAAAAGCGCATCTCGGCGCTCGTTCCGATCATCCGGCACGTGCTGACGGACGCCATTTCCGCGGGCGGCTCCTCGCTCAAAGATTTCCGGCAAGCCGATGGAGAACTTGGATATTTTCAGCACAGCTTCGACGTCTACGGACGCGAAGGGCAGCCCTGCCGCGGGGACGGTTGCGCCAACATCATTCACAGAATCGTGCAATCCGGACGCTCTTCCTTCTACTGTCCGAGCTGCCAAAGATAA
- the ubiE gene encoding bifunctional demethylmenaquinone methyltransferase/2-methoxy-6-polyprenyl-1,4-benzoquinol methylase UbiE, which yields MTKETGKTTHFGFTDIPEEEKADRVRGVFGSVASKYDVMNDAMSFGIHRVWKDAMMDWLAPRPGSRLLDVAGGTGDISFRFLKRAGHGHATVCDLTEPMLVEGRKRAEAGAMAEQLDWVVGDAMALPFADNTFDVYTISFGIRNVTRPQEALNEAFRVLKPGGRLMVLEFSQIPNELMQKVYDLYSFNLIPRMGQVIAGDRDSYQYLVESIRKFPDQETFLGMLRAAGFANAKYRNLSMGIACLHSGWKI from the coding sequence ATGACCAAAGAGACCGGAAAAACCACCCACTTCGGGTTCACCGACATCCCTGAGGAAGAGAAGGCCGACCGCGTGCGCGGCGTCTTCGGCTCGGTCGCGTCGAAATACGACGTGATGAACGACGCCATGTCCTTCGGCATTCACCGCGTCTGGAAAGATGCGATGATGGACTGGCTGGCACCGCGCCCCGGCTCGAGGCTGCTCGACGTGGCGGGGGGCACCGGCGACATCTCCTTCCGCTTTCTCAAGCGCGCGGGCCACGGCCATGCCACGGTCTGCGACCTGACCGAGCCGATGCTGGTCGAGGGCCGCAAGCGTGCCGAAGCGGGCGCCATGGCCGAGCAGCTCGACTGGGTGGTCGGCGACGCGATGGCCCTGCCCTTCGCCGACAACACCTTTGACGTCTACACGATCTCCTTCGGCATCCGGAACGTGACCCGCCCGCAAGAGGCCCTGAACGAGGCCTTCCGCGTGCTGAAGCCGGGCGGACGGCTCATGGTGCTGGAGTTCAGCCAGATCCCCAACGAGCTGATGCAGAAGGTCTACGATCTCTATTCCTTCAACCTGATCCCGCGCATGGGGCAGGTGATCGCGGGCGACCGCGACAGCTACCAGTATCTGGTGGAATCGATCCGCAAGTTCCCCGATCAGGAAACCTTCCTCGGAATGCTGCGGGCTGCGGGCTTCGCCAACGCCAAGTACCGGAACCTGAGCATGGGGATCGCCTGCCTGCATTCGGGCTGGAAGATCTGA
- the dnaA gene encoding chromosomal replication initiator protein DnaA, translated as MTQEQWGALQDRLSSTIGENNYRTWIKPLEYKGLEADGVAVFLAPTNFIGTYVSQNFGDLLLSQISTLDSQVRRLQFRVSNAPRPAAGRPSPRPVSAQPEQPAQANAANGQSAQGGSDLLPSAPLDARFTFDNFIVGKPNELAHAAARRVAEAETVTFNPLFLYGGVGLGKTHLMHAITWELRNRRPDLNVLYLSAEQFMYRFVQALRERRMMDFKELFRSVDVLMVDDVQFIAGKDSTQEEFFHTFNALVDQNKQIVISADRAPDEIKDLENRIRSRLQSGLVVDLHPTDYELRLGILQSKVDTYRKQYPSLQLDDGILEFLAHRISTNVRVLEGALTRLFAFASLVGQPITMELTQDCLADVLRASDRKISIEEIQRKVADHYNIRLSDLIGPKRVRNFARPRQVAMYLCKQLTARSLPEIGRRFGGRDHTTVMHGVKRIEELRMQDSQIADDIELLRRALEA; from the coding sequence ATGACGCAGGAACAATGGGGCGCGCTGCAAGACAGGCTGAGCAGCACGATCGGGGAAAACAACTACCGAACCTGGATCAAGCCCCTCGAATACAAAGGTCTGGAAGCCGACGGGGTGGCGGTCTTCCTAGCACCGACGAATTTTATTGGCACCTACGTGTCGCAGAATTTCGGGGACCTGCTGCTGTCGCAGATCTCCACGCTGGATTCGCAGGTTCGCCGCCTGCAATTCCGGGTCAGTAACGCGCCGCGTCCGGCAGCGGGCCGTCCGAGCCCGCGCCCGGTTTCGGCGCAGCCCGAGCAGCCGGCCCAGGCCAATGCGGCCAATGGCCAATCCGCACAGGGCGGAAGCGACCTGTTGCCGAGCGCGCCGCTCGATGCGCGCTTCACCTTCGATAATTTCATCGTCGGCAAGCCCAACGAGCTCGCCCATGCCGCCGCGCGCCGTGTGGCAGAGGCCGAAACCGTGACCTTCAACCCGCTATTCCTTTACGGCGGCGTTGGCCTCGGCAAGACGCACCTGATGCACGCGATCACCTGGGAGCTGCGCAACCGCCGCCCCGACCTGAACGTGCTCTACCTGTCGGCAGAGCAGTTCATGTACCGCTTCGTGCAGGCCCTGCGCGAGCGCCGCATGATGGACTTCAAGGAGCTGTTCCGCTCGGTCGACGTGCTTATGGTCGATGACGTGCAGTTCATCGCCGGCAAGGACTCGACGCAGGAAGAGTTCTTCCACACGTTCAACGCGCTGGTGGACCAGAACAAGCAGATCGTCATTTCGGCCGACCGCGCGCCGGACGAGATCAAGGACCTGGAGAACCGCATCCGCTCGCGCCTGCAGTCCGGCCTCGTGGTCGACCTCCACCCGACGGATTACGAACTGCGTCTCGGCATTCTGCAGTCGAAGGTCGACACCTATCGCAAGCAATACCCGTCGCTGCAGCTCGACGATGGCATCCTCGAGTTCCTGGCGCATCGCATTTCGACCAACGTGCGTGTGCTCGAAGGTGCGCTGACGCGCCTCTTCGCCTTTGCCTCACTGGTCGGCCAGCCCATCACCATGGAGCTGACGCAGGATTGCCTCGCCGACGTGCTGCGCGCCTCGGACCGCAAGATCTCGATCGAGGAGATTCAGCGCAAGGTGGCGGATCACTACAACATCCGCCTTTCCGATCTCATCGGCCCCAAGCGCGTACGCAACTTCGCGCGCCCGCGGCAGGTGGCGATGTACCTGTGCAAGCAGCTCACCGCCCGCTCGCTTCCCGAGATCGGCCGCCGCTTCGGCGGGCGCGACCACACGACGGTCATGCACGGGGTGAAGCGGATCGAGGAACTGCGCATGCAGGACAGCCAGATCGCCGACGACATCGAGCTTCTGCGCCGCGCGCTCGAAGCCTGA
- the gyrB gene encoding DNA topoisomerase (ATP-hydrolyzing) subunit B, with protein MAEPASAQQEYGADSIKVLKGLEAVRKRPGMYIGDTDDGSGLHHMVYEVVDNGIDEALAGHADFVRVKIHADNSVSVRDNGRGIPVDLHQEEGVSAAEVIMTQLHAGGKFDQNSYKVSGGLHGVGVSVVNALSVWLELRIWRNGKEHYARFEHGETVEHLRVVGDAEGEQGTEVRFLASTGTFSNLDYSFETLEKRLRELAFLNSGVRIILEDERPAEPLKTELHYDGGVKEFVKYLDRSKQPVMTDPIYMTGEKDGIGVEIAMWWNDSYHENVLPFTNNIPQRDGGTHVAGFRGALTRTINNYAQASGIAKKEKVSFTGDDAREGLTCVLSVKVPDPKFSSQTKDKLVSSEVRPAVESLMNERLAEWFEENPNEAKQIVGKIVEAALAREAARKARELTRRKTAMDVNYLAGKLKDCSEKDPSKTELFIVEGDSAGGSAQTGRDRGTQAILPLKGKILNVERARFDRMLGSQEIGNLVMALGTGIGRDEFNISKLRYHKIILMTDADVDGAHIRTLLLTFFYRQMPELIEGGYLYIAQPPLYKVSRGKSEVYVKDQNALDEYLINQGIDGAGLKLGNGEVIAGQDLVRVIDEARQLKRVLDAFPTHYPRHILEQAAIAGGFVPGAVESDLQGVADKVAQRLDLIALEYEKGWQGRITQDRGIRLARILRGVEEVRTLDGAMLRSGEARRTGSFTQALQAVYSTPATLERKDRRQAVYGPLDLLKAILEEGEKGLSLQRYKGLGEMNPGQLWETTLDPDARTLLQVKVDDMSEADDLFTKLMGDVVEPRREFIQQNALNVENLDF; from the coding sequence ATGGCCGAACCGGCAAGCGCACAGCAGGAATACGGCGCGGATTCCATCAAAGTTCTCAAAGGCTTGGAGGCGGTCCGCAAACGCCCCGGCATGTACATTGGGGACACGGACGACGGATCGGGCCTGCACCACATGGTCTACGAGGTCGTGGACAATGGCATCGACGAGGCTCTGGCTGGTCACGCGGACTTTGTCCGGGTGAAAATCCACGCCGACAATTCGGTGTCGGTGCGCGACAACGGCCGTGGCATTCCCGTCGACCTTCACCAGGAAGAGGGCGTCTCGGCGGCCGAGGTCATCATGACCCAGCTGCACGCGGGCGGGAAGTTCGACCAGAACTCCTACAAGGTCTCGGGCGGTCTGCATGGCGTGGGCGTCTCGGTGGTAAACGCGCTGTCGGTCTGGCTGGAGCTGCGCATCTGGCGCAACGGCAAGGAGCATTACGCGCGCTTCGAGCATGGCGAGACGGTCGAGCATCTGCGCGTCGTCGGAGATGCCGAGGGCGAGCAGGGCACTGAGGTGCGTTTCCTGGCCTCGACCGGCACTTTCAGCAACCTCGACTACAGCTTCGAGACCCTCGAAAAGCGCCTGCGCGAACTGGCCTTCCTCAACTCGGGTGTGCGCATCATCCTCGAGGACGAGCGCCCCGCCGAGCCGCTGAAGACCGAGCTGCACTACGACGGCGGCGTGAAGGAGTTCGTGAAGTACCTCGACCGCTCCAAGCAACCGGTGATGACTGACCCGATCTACATGACCGGGGAGAAGGACGGCATCGGCGTCGAGATCGCCATGTGGTGGAACGACAGCTACCACGAGAACGTGCTGCCCTTCACCAACAACATTCCGCAGCGCGACGGCGGAACCCATGTCGCCGGCTTCCGCGGCGCGCTGACCCGCACCATCAACAACTACGCGCAGGCCTCGGGCATCGCCAAGAAGGAGAAGGTCTCTTTCACCGGTGACGACGCGCGCGAGGGGCTGACCTGCGTGCTCTCGGTGAAGGTGCCGGACCCGAAGTTCAGCTCGCAGACCAAGGACAAGCTGGTTTCCTCCGAGGTGCGGCCGGCGGTCGAGAGCCTGATGAACGAGCGCCTTGCCGAATGGTTCGAGGAGAACCCCAACGAGGCCAAGCAGATCGTCGGCAAGATCGTCGAGGCGGCGCTGGCCCGCGAAGCCGCGCGCAAGGCGCGCGAACTGACCCGCCGCAAGACCGCGATGGACGTGAACTACCTTGCCGGCAAGCTCAAGGACTGCTCTGAAAAGGATCCGTCGAAGACCGAACTGTTCATCGTCGAGGGTGACTCCGCAGGCGGTTCGGCCCAGACCGGGCGTGACCGGGGCACCCAGGCGATCCTGCCGCTGAAGGGCAAGATCCTCAACGTCGAGCGCGCGCGTTTCGACCGCATGCTCGGCAGCCAGGAGATCGGCAACCTGGTGATGGCGCTCGGCACCGGCATCGGCCGCGACGAGTTCAACATCTCCAAGCTGCGCTACCACAAGATCATCCTGATGACCGACGCCGACGTCGACGGTGCACACATCCGGACGCTGTTGCTGACCTTCTTCTACCGGCAGATGCCGGAGCTGATCGAGGGAGGCTATCTCTATATCGCGCAGCCGCCTCTCTATAAGGTGAGCCGCGGCAAGTCCGAGGTCTACGTAAAGGACCAGAACGCGCTCGACGAGTACCTGATCAACCAGGGCATCGACGGCGCCGGCCTGAAGCTCGGCAACGGCGAGGTGATCGCCGGGCAGGATCTAGTGCGGGTGATCGACGAGGCGCGCCAGCTCAAGCGCGTGCTCGACGCCTTCCCGACGCATTACCCGCGTCACATTCTCGAGCAGGCGGCGATCGCCGGCGGCTTCGTGCCCGGCGCGGTGGAATCGGACCTGCAGGGCGTTGCCGACAAGGTCGCGCAGCGGCTCGACCTGATCGCGCTGGAATACGAGAAGGGCTGGCAGGGCCGGATCACCCAGGATCGCGGCATCCGTCTCGCGCGTATTCTGCGCGGCGTCGAGGAAGTCCGTACGCTAGACGGCGCGATGCTCCGCTCGGGCGAGGCGCGCCGCACCGGCAGCTTCACCCAGGCGCTGCAGGCGGTCTACAGCACCCCCGCGACGCTCGAGCGCAAGGATCGCCGTCAGGCAGTCTACGGGCCGCTCGACCTGCTGAAGGCGATCCTCGAAGAGGGCGAGAAGGGTCTGTCGCTGCAGCGGTACAAGGGCCTGGGCGAGATGAACCCCGGTCAGCTCTGGGAAACCACGCTGGATCCGGATGCCCGCACCCTGCTGCAGGTCAAGGTCGACGACATGTCCGAGGCCGACGATCTGTTCACCAAGTTGATGGGCGACGTGGTGGAGCCGCGCCGCGAGTTCATCCAGCAGAACGCGCTGAACGTGGAAAATCTCGACTTCTGA